The Apium graveolens cultivar Ventura chromosome 11, ASM990537v1, whole genome shotgun sequence genome has a window encoding:
- the LOC141698176 gene encoding cullin-1-like — MNEKKTIDFDNGWEIIQKGITNFKKILEDQTEPKFNIEDYMKLYSTVYGMCTQNPPHDYSGQLYDKYREVFEEHINSTVLPSLREQHGQCILRELVNS; from the exons ATGAATGAGAAGAAGACTATCGATTTCGACAATGGATGGGAAATTATTCAGAAAGGGATCACTAATTTTAAGAAGATTCTCGAAGATCAAACCGAGCCTAAGTTTAACATTGAGGACTATATGAAGCTTTACAG CACTGTCTATGGAATGTGTACGCAGAACCCTCCACATGATTATTCTGGACAGCTGTATGACAAGTACCGTGAGGTGTTCGAGGAGCACATAAATTCAACT GTACTGCCTTCTTTGCGAGAGCAGCATGGTCAGTGTATTTTGAGAGAGCTTGTGAATAGTTAG
- the LOC141696377 gene encoding uncharacterized protein LOC141696377, with product MDRCLSEAAIWGTGNELRNLFVTILIFFQVSNIPELWKTHSEILSEDMLHLQKKRFQVPDLQLTKKQIESYALMEIEALMQKLGKSLKDIDGMPRPDPSLAREFGNKLLSEEMDYNRAALKILYDRSLSALNHFQKMNMTQLCTPFSMMKENYSSLAAMVAPTAHSRFRIPQDVTVETTCEIKHGTQLSQLLQKTSLIIWDEAPMINKFCFEALERTLRDILSTWYGNSRSKPFGGLTVVCGDDFRQILPVIPQGERAYIIAASLNSSYLWPHFEIYKLKQNMRLHKEGIDEIEAERIKSFDK from the exons ATGGATAGATGCTTATCTGAGGCCGCAATTTGGGGAACGGGCAATGAATTACGCAACCTCTTTGTCACAATCCTTATCTTTTTCCAAGTTTCCAATATACCCGAACTCTGGAAAACTCATTCTGAAATACTCTCAGAAGATATGCTTCACTTACAGAAAAAAAGGTTTCAAGTCCCTGACCTGCAACTAACAAAAAAACAGATTGAATCATATGCACTGATGGAAATTGAAGCTCTCATGCAGAAATTAGGCAAAAGCCTAAAGGACATAGATGGAATGCCACGGCCAGATCCATCCCTCGCACGAGAATTTGGAAACAAACTATTGAGCGAGGAAATGGATTATAATCGAGCAGCTCTGAAGATCTTATATGACAGATCTCTAAGTGCTTTAAATCATTTCCAAAAAATGAATATGACGCAATTGTGCACTCCGTTCAGTATGATGAAGGAAAATTATTCTTCATTAGCGGCCATGGTGGCACCG ACTGCACACTCCCGATTTCGCATCCCTCAGGATGTCACAGTTGAAACTACATGTGAGATCAAACATGGCACACAGTTATCCCAACTTCTCCAAAAAACTTCTCTTATTATCTGGGATGAGGCACCAATGATAAACAAATTTTGTTTTGAAGCTCTAGAAAGGACCTTGAGAGATATACTAAGCACATGGTATGGAAATAGTCGATCCAAACCCTTTGGAGGCCTTACTGTTGTGTGTGGTGACGACTTCCGCCAAATTCTACCTGTTATCCCGCAAGGCGAGCGTGCATATATAATTGCTGCCTCCCTTAACTCATCATATCTTTGGCCTCACTTCGAAATATACAAACTGAAACAAAATATGAGGCTGCATAAAGAAGGGATTGATGAAATAGAGGCGGAAAGAATAAAATCATTTGATAAATAG